The sequence GCGATCTCAGGCAAAAAACGCGGTCCACAGGGCGGAAAGCGGCATGGCGATCACCAGCGCAGGCAGCATATTTACCAACGCAAACATCTTAATTCCGCAGATCCGCAGCCCGGTCGCCAGCAGCAGCAGGCCGCCGACGGCGGTGAAGTCTGCCATCATCGCTGGCGTGGTCAGCGGTAAGATTAATGTGGCGCAGGTGGCGAGGGCGAGCTGGATAAGCAGCATCGGCACGCAAATGGCGGCAACCGCAATACCCAGCGTGGTCGCAAAAATCGTCGCGGTGAAGAAATCGAGGAAGGCTTTAGCGATAAGGATACTGGGGTCACCGGTCATCCCCTCCTGCATCGAGCCGAAAATCCCCGTGCCGCTGGCGCAAAACAGAATGATGATGGCGACATAGTTCTGGATAAACGCGTCGTGACCACCGCCTTTCTGCTTACCGCGGGAGAGCAGATTTTTCGCTTTGCTGACGGCGCCATTTATCCCTTTCTCCAGATAACAAAACTCTCCGATCAGCGCCCCGACCAGCGTTGCCAGCACCATCACTGGCAGGTTGGCGCACTTGATGACCAGCAAAATACCGATTCCCAGCGAGGCCAGACCAAATATCGAGGGCATGGAAGAGCGAATACGCTCCGGTAATCGCTGGCTGAGCACGGCGCCAAGTACGCCACCCAGCAGCACGGCCCCTGCGTTAATGAACGGTCCAATTACCACTGTTAACTCCTGTTATTTACTCATTGATATTGCATTATTATTACTCTTTTCAGTGAGTAATCGCCAAATGTAATCCCGCTTTTTGCATAATGATTCCTTGTTGCGCCCCCTGGCGAAAGGTGACATTATTGCGCGAATTTTCTCCTCTCTGATACGAGGCCGCCCATGAACCGACTCTCTCTCGCTGCGCACATGGCTGGCCGTATCGACACATCTTATTCTACGCTCACCATGCGGTGAGGGTAACGCAGGCTCACTGCAGGACAACAGTAAAACCAGACGCGTTCTGCTTTTACTGATGTCTGGCGGTCGGAGCTGAACTCCGGTCAGACACATTCGTTGGGCAGGGGACTCCCTGTCCGGGGCTTTTTCTCGCCTTGCACGGGTATTTGCGCTTATGAAATCAATGAAAATTGCCGCCAGCCGCGAGCTGGCGTCCGCCTTGTCCACGCACCGGGAAGTGGTGACGCTGGATAACACAGATTTTACGGATGTGGCGGCAGTCGTCATTACCGTCGCTGACAGTCACAGCGGCATCCTCGCGTTACTGAAACGCACCGGCTTTAACCTGCCTGTATTGATGTTCTCGCCGCAGCCTGTGGAAACCCCTGCGGGTGTCGATGCGGTGATCGACGGCAAAGCCCAGGAGTGGTTAGAGCTGGAAGCCGCGGCCTGTCGCTATGAAGAGAACCTGCTGCCGCCTTTTTTCGACACGCTCAGCCAGTACGTGGCGATGGACAACAGCACCTTTGCCTGCCCGGGGCATCAGCACGGGGCATTCTTTAAGAAACACCCCGCAGGCCGCCAGTTCTTCGATTTCTTCGGCGAGAATGTCTTTCGCGCCGACATGTGCAACGCCGACGTGAAGCTGGGCGATCTGCTGATCCATGAAGGGTCCGCCAAACACGCGCAAAAGTTCGCCGCGAAGGTGTTTAACGCCGACAAGACCTATTTCGTCCTTAACGGTACCTCGGCTGCCAACAAGGTGGTGACCAATGCGCTGCTGACCCGCGGCGATCTGGTGCTGTTTGACCGCAACAATCACAAATCCAACCACCATGGCGCGCTGATCCAGGCCGGTGCCACGCCGGTGTACCTCGAAGCGGCGCGTAACCCCTTTGGCTTTATTGGTGGCATTGATGAGCGCTGCTTTGATGAGGCGTACCTGCGGGAGCTGATCCGCGAAGTGGCCCCGGAGAAAGCCGGTGAAGCGCGTCCGTTCCGCCTGGCGGTGATCCAGCTTGGTACCTATGACGGCACCATTTATAACGCCCGCCAGGTGATCGACAAGATCGGCCAGCTGTGCGACTACATCCTGTTTGACTCCGCCTGGGTGGGTTACGAGCAGTTTATCCCGATGATGGCGGACAGCTCGCCGCTGTTGCTGGAACTCAATGAGACGGATCCGGGGATCTTTGTCACCCAGTCGGTGCACAAACAGCAGGCCGGGTTCTCCCAGACCTCGCAGATCCACAAAAAGGATAACCATATCCGCGGTCAGGCGCGTTTCTGCCCGCATAAGCGTCTCAACAACGCCTTCATGCTGCACGCCTCCACCAGCCCGTTCTATCCGCTGTTTGCGGCTCTCGACGTTAACGCCAAGATCCACGAAGGGGAGAGCGGGCGTCGGCTGTGGGCCGAGTGCGTTGAGCTGGGTATCGAGGCGCGCAAGGCGATTATCGCCAACTGCAAGATGATTAAGCCCTTTATCCCGCCGGTGGTGGCCGGGCGTCCGTGGCAGGACCATCCTACCCACGCGATTGCCAGCGAGCTGCGCTTCTTCAGCTTTGAGCCGGGGGCGAAATGGCACGGCTTTGAGGGCTACGCCGAGGAGCAATACTTTGTCGACCCGTGCAAGCTGCTGCTAACCACGCCGGGTATCGATGCTGAGAGCGGGGAGTACACCGACTTTGGTATCCCGGCGACCATTCTGGCGCACTACCTGCGTGAGAAAGGCATCGTGCCGGAGAAGTGCGACCTCAACTCCATTCTCTTTCTGCTGACTCCGGCGGAGAGCGCCGAGAAGATGGCGCAACTGGTGGCGATGCTGGGCCAGTTTGAACAACATATCGAAGACGACACCCCGCTGGCGGATGTCCTGCCGACTATCTGGCAGAAATACCCGTTGCGCTATCGTGACTACACCCTGCGTCAGCTCTGTCAGGAGATGCACGATCTGTACGTCAGCTTTGACGTGAAGGATCTGCAGAAAGCGATGTTCCGCAAAGAGAGCCTGCCTACCGTGGCGATGAACCCGCAGGATGCTAACCAGGCCTTTATTCGCGGTAACGTCGAGCTGGTGCGCATTAGCGAAGCCGAAGGGCGTATCGCGGCGGAAGGGGCGCTGCCATACCCGCCAGGGGTGCTGTGCGTGGTGCCGGGCGAACTCTGGGGTGGGGCGGTGCAACGTTACTTCCTGGCGCTGGAAGAGGGCGTCAATTTACTGCCCGGTTTTTCACCGGAACTGCAGGGCGTTTACAGCGAGAAGGATGCGGACGGGATCAAGCGCTTGTACGGTTATGTACTGAAGTAAAAAAGTTCCCCCCTCGCAGGAGGGGGGAACTTAAGAGATTAATGCGCGACGGTCTGCGCACCTGTTGGCGTACGAACATGTTTGTACTTGAACAGTGCCATGAAGGCGAAGGCAAGTACCAGAGAGTAGCCTGCGAAGATCAGCCACACCGGCTGCCAGTCAGTAATACCGTTGGTGGTATACATCTCCACAACCTTACCGCTCACCACGCCGCCGAGAATACAGCCGAAGCCGTTGGTCATCATCAGGAACATGCCCTGGGCGCTGGCGCGGATTTCCGGACGAACCTCTTTTTCCACAAACACGGAGCCGGAGATGTTGAAGAAGTCGAAGGCGCAGCCGTAGACGATCATCGACAGTACCAGCAGCACGGTACCGAAGGCTGACGGGTCACCATAGGCAAACAGACCGAAGCGCAGCATCCACGCGAAGATACTGATCATCATTACGTTCTTAATGCCATAGCGGCTCAGGAAGAACGGGATGGTCAGGATGAACAGCGTTTCGGAGATCTGCGAAATCGACATCATCACCGACGCGTGCTCAACGATAAAGCTGCCGGAGAACAGCGGGTCGTTATCGAAGCTGTGCAGGAAGGTGTTGCCGAACATGTTGGTGATCTGCAGTTCCGCACCCAGCAGCATGGAGAAGATAAAGAAGATCGCCATGCGTTTGTTTTTAAACAGCGCGAAGGCATCCAGGCCGAGCATGGTGCTCCAGCTCTGGTTTTTCTGCTGGTTAGAGACCGGAATGTGCGGCAGGGTCAAGGTGAAGAGCGCCAGCACCACGGAGAGGACCGCACCGATATAGAGCTGCATGTGGCTCAGTTCGAAGCCTGCGAAGCTTACGCCCCACATCGCCATGATAAAGCCGATGGTGCCCCAGATACGGATCGGTGGGAAATCGGTCACGATGTCCATACCGGCGTCTTTCAGACGGTAGTAGGAGATGGTGTTAATCAGGCCCAGCGTTGGCATATAGGCCAGCGAGTTAAGCAGGATCACCATGAACATCGCCCCTGGCGTGGTGACCTCGGCCGCCATAAACAGCGTACCCGCCCCAACCAGATGGCAAAGCGCGTATACCCACTTGGCGCTTATCCACTTATCCGCCACGATCCCGAGCAGGGTCGGCATAAAGACGGCAGCGATACCCAAAGAGCTATAGACCGCGCCGATAGAGGCACCGTCGAATTTGAGCGTGACAAACATGTAGGAGCCGAGCGTGGTTAGCCAGCTCCCCCACAGACAGAACTGCAGAAACGACAATATTTTAAGCTGCAGCTTAAGGTTCATGTTACTTTCCTCACAAGAGAGCGGGCTGTATGTTGGTGTAGAAACATTTGGGTTTTGTATTTGATGCAATTCTATCAGCGAGTGGCGTGATGTTTTGTTACCTCCCGCAAAAAAATGCAATGAACATTAATTTGCAGTTTGGATTGTGATGCAAATAACACTTTCCTATGGATGAGGTATAGACAGCGGGAGTAAGTCTTTTACCCTCCCCCGGAAGGAGAGGGTAAAAGAGAGAAGGTTACTTTCTACGATAGTTCTTTTGCGCCGTATTGACCTTGTACAGGTAGCGGCGGGACTCTGCGGAAGGGTGACGGCTGGTCAGGGTCTGGTAAACATCCCCTGGAGACATGCTGTTGATGATATTTGCCGCCTGGACTTTGTCGCTGGAGAAGACTCGCAGCACGCTGCCCGCACCGCCGTTATAGGCGGTAATGACCGCATAGCGGCGTGAGGTCGGGTTATCAATGCCGCTCAGGTAGACGTTATTCAACATCGCCAGATAGGCGGTGCCGGTATCGATATTACTTGCAGGATCAAAAAGATAGCTGCGGTCCGGCATGCCCGATCTCCCCTGCGCGCGGAACACATCTTTCCCGGCGCTGTGCTGAACAACCTGCATCAGGCCCAGCGCGTCGGAACGGCTCACCGCGTACGGGTTGAACGAGGATTCAGTCTGCATAATCGCCAGGATCAGCGACTCATCGACACCGTACTTACGTGAGGCCTGGCGTACCATCCCCACATATTTGTGTGCACGTTTATCGAGGTGGTTTGGCACCAGGTTGATGGTCACGCTGTAGATAACGCGCAGGCCATTACTGCGGCTTTTCAGGCGCGTTTGCAGCAGGTAGTTGGCAAAGTTGTTGGCGCGACCTTCCCAGCGAATGGACTGGCCGGTCTGATCCACCACCTGGCCATACAGGAACGGCTCTTTCGAGATGGTGATGTCGTCGGCGTCGGAATAGAGGTCAATAGAGCCCGGA comes from Leclercia sp. AS011 and encodes:
- a CDS encoding DUF554 domain-containing protein, with protein sequence MVIGPFINAGAVLLGGVLGAVLSQRLPERIRSSMPSIFGLASLGIGILLVIKCANLPVMVLATLVGALIGEFCYLEKGINGAVSKAKNLLSRGKQKGGGHDAFIQNYVAIIILFCASGTGIFGSMQEGMTGDPSILIAKAFLDFFTATIFATTLGIAVAAICVPMLLIQLALATCATLILPLTTPAMMADFTAVGGLLLLATGLRICGIKMFALVNMLPALVIAMPLSALWTAFFA
- a CDS encoding ornithine decarboxylase encodes the protein MKSMKIAASRELASALSTHREVVTLDNTDFTDVAAVVITVADSHSGILALLKRTGFNLPVLMFSPQPVETPAGVDAVIDGKAQEWLELEAAACRYEENLLPPFFDTLSQYVAMDNSTFACPGHQHGAFFKKHPAGRQFFDFFGENVFRADMCNADVKLGDLLIHEGSAKHAQKFAAKVFNADKTYFVLNGTSAANKVVTNALLTRGDLVLFDRNNHKSNHHGALIQAGATPVYLEAARNPFGFIGGIDERCFDEAYLRELIREVAPEKAGEARPFRLAVIQLGTYDGTIYNARQVIDKIGQLCDYILFDSAWVGYEQFIPMMADSSPLLLELNETDPGIFVTQSVHKQQAGFSQTSQIHKKDNHIRGQARFCPHKRLNNAFMLHASTSPFYPLFAALDVNAKIHEGESGRRLWAECVELGIEARKAIIANCKMIKPFIPPVVAGRPWQDHPTHAIASELRFFSFEPGAKWHGFEGYAEEQYFVDPCKLLLTTPGIDAESGEYTDFGIPATILAHYLREKGIVPEKCDLNSILFLLTPAESAEKMAQLVAMLGQFEQHIEDDTPLADVLPTIWQKYPLRYRDYTLRQLCQEMHDLYVSFDVKDLQKAMFRKESLPTVAMNPQDANQAFIRGNVELVRISEAEGRIAAEGALPYPPGVLCVVPGELWGGAVQRYFLALEEGVNLLPGFSPELQGVYSEKDADGIKRLYGYVLK
- a CDS encoding nucleoside permease, with the protein product MNLKLQLKILSFLQFCLWGSWLTTLGSYMFVTLKFDGASIGAVYSSLGIAAVFMPTLLGIVADKWISAKWVYALCHLVGAGTLFMAAEVTTPGAMFMVILLNSLAYMPTLGLINTISYYRLKDAGMDIVTDFPPIRIWGTIGFIMAMWGVSFAGFELSHMQLYIGAVLSVVLALFTLTLPHIPVSNQQKNQSWSTMLGLDAFALFKNKRMAIFFIFSMLLGAELQITNMFGNTFLHSFDNDPLFSGSFIVEHASVMMSISQISETLFILTIPFFLSRYGIKNVMMISIFAWMLRFGLFAYGDPSAFGTVLLVLSMIVYGCAFDFFNISGSVFVEKEVRPEIRASAQGMFLMMTNGFGCILGGVVSGKVVEMYTTNGITDWQPVWLIFAGYSLVLAFAFMALFKYKHVRTPTGAQTVAH
- the mltC gene encoding membrane-bound lytic murein transglycosylase MltC — encoded protein: MKKFLALALVAPLLVSCSSKNKGDSYNEAWVKDTNGFDILMGQFAHNIENIWGFSEVLIAGPKDYVKYTDAYQTRSHINFDEGTITVETIAGTDPAARLREAIVKTLLMGDDPGSIDLYSDADDITISKEPFLYGQVVDQTGQSIRWEGRANNFANYLLQTRLKSRSNGLRVIYSVTINLVPNHLDKRAHKYVGMVRQASRKYGVDESLILAIMQTESSFNPYAVSRSDALGLMQVVQHSAGKDVFRAQGRSGMPDRSYLFDPASNIDTGTAYLAMLNNVYLSGIDNPTSRRYAVITAYNGGAGSVLRVFSSDKVQAANIINSMSPGDVYQTLTSRHPSAESRRYLYKVNTAQKNYRRK